CCCCTCTATTCTCTAATATTCCCCTGACCTTCCCTTTCAGCTCATCCAGACTCGCACTCTTCATGACGATATCATCGGCAAACGACCGGCAAAACTCCTTTGAGTCGGAATAGGTGGTGCACAGAATGCCGGGCACTCGATACCCGGACGTCATCACCCCTTTGAGGAAGCGCTGCACATCCGGATCGTCCATTTCGCTGTCCATCAAGACCAGGTCCGGGTTTTCTTTTTCGACCGCCTTCAGGAAGGCCTCGGGCCGGGTTACGCTCACCACCTCATACCCTTCTTCGGTCAGTTCATCCTGATACATTAAGCAGAAGGCTTCTTCCCGATCCGCGACCAGAATCTTTATCATGGCTCACCTCTTTTTCCCGGCTTTCGACCCCGCTTACGCCTGCAAGACATCATTTACCTTGTCCGGTGTTTCCACATGATCAGCATATTGTCAATTTTTCGTAAATTTTCTCTTTGAGTTTGTCGGTGTTCAGGTCTTTGATGACATAGCCGTCCGCATCGGCAAGACGGGGGTCTGATATAAAATTGTCATAGGCACTCA
The sequence above is drawn from the Deltaproteobacteria bacterium genome and encodes:
- a CDS encoding response regulator, with the translated sequence MIKILVADREEAFCLMYQDELTEEGYEVVSVTRPEAFLKAVEKENPDLVLMDSEMDDPDVQRFLKGVMTSGYRVPGILCTTYSDSKEFCRSFADDIVMKSASLDELKGKVRGILENRGELISPDISRVPVSDEAFLSARRGV